The genomic stretch AATAGAAGGTTTCCGGGTAAGAAAAGCCTCACTTTGGGTAGAATTTGATTTTACCACATAGCTGATTCCTGAAAATAATGCTACCGCAAACAAAAGCCCCAAAAATATGTAGATGCCTTTTTTCCAGGTAAATTTCTTTTTCATATATAGTTTATTTTTTTTAATTTATTTAAAATATTGATTGCTGTTCGTTATCTAAATTTTCAAATTTATTCGCTCCTCAATGCTTCGATCGGGCGTATTTTAACTGCTCTCTGTGCAGGTATCATCCCAATAATCAATCCTAAAACAACCATCACCGTCATTGCGCTGAATACATTGCTGTAATTGACTGTTGGATTGTAAAATGGAAAATCATCCTGATTTTGAGTTAGCGTATTAAAGATCATCAAAACGAAAATTCCGAAAATAAACCCGAGTAAACCCGAGCTTAATGTAATCACGACACTTTCAAGCAGAATCTGGTTTCTTACTTCTGAAGGTTTTGCGCCTAAAGCTCTTCGGATCCCTATTTCTTTTGTTCTTTCTTTTACCGTGATCAATAAGATATTCGATATTGCAATTACGCCTGCAAGAATAGTTAAAGTTCCTACAATGATGGTTAAAAGCTGCATTCCGGTTAAAAATCCTGTCAGCTTTTTAAATTCTTTTCCAAGGTTAAAACTTCCAAAAGCATTGGTATCTTCAGGAGAAACCTTGTTTTTCTTTTTCAATTCACTCTTTACTTTATCTTCCACATCATTTACGTCTGCATTTGGTTTACTTACAATCGCAAAAACATCTACATTATCGCCGTCGTTATAGATTTTCGTAAACGTGGAAAGCGGGATAAAAACAGTCTGATCATTATCCATTCCGCCACCTCTTTTCACTCTGAATACACCAATTACATTAAAGAATATACCTTTTACATTGATTGATTTACCAATAGGATTTTCATTCTTTTTAGAATCAAAAAAGTTTTTATAAACCTCTTCGCCAATGACGGCTACATTTTTATTTTGTGAAACATCAGCATCATTTAAATACCTTCCGTAAATAAGTTTTTTCTCTGAAATTTTATTTCCGATAGGATAATCTCCATTCAGACTATAGGTCGCCGTTTTTCCATTTCTAGACATTTGTTCTCCTGCACTTCCGAAGTTACCTCGTGAGTTTTTTGGCGAAATATATTCAATCTCATTGATTTTTCGCTGAAGCATATCGACATCCTGAAGTTTCAGATCCATCGCTCTCCCTTTCGGAAAGCCTTCGTAAGGAATTGATGTGTTTTGTGCCCACAGGAAAATAGAATTGGTCGCAAAACCTGAAAATAATTTATCAAAACCATTTTCCATTCCTTTTGCAGAGCCCAGTAAAACAACGTAAAGAAACATTCCCCAGCCCACGCCAATCATGGTAAGAAACGTACGAAGCTTATTATTCTTGAGTGAATAATAAATCTCCTGCCATGTATCTTTTTTAAATAAAATGTTCACTTTTGTTGAGTTATAAGTTATTAATTATGAGTTAAGAGTTAATTCATAATTTCATTTTTAAATTAACTGATTATCAAATTTTCAAATTAAATTATTCCGTTCTTAATGCTTCAATCGGTTTAATCTTTGAAGCCCTGTAAGCCGGAACGAAGCCTGCAATTAATCCTGAAATTACCAAAGCAATGAATGCGGCGATAATTTCGTACCAGCCCACGCTTGGGTTTTTAATAAAATATTCTTCTAAATTATCTCCTATTAGATGTAAGGCTAAAACCCCCAATCCAACTCCTACAAATCCTGAAACGACCGTTATTACAACGCTTTCCTGAACAATCAAAGCAACAATACTTCCCGGCTTTGCGCCAATTGCTTTTCGCACTCCGATTTCTTTGGTTCTTTCTTTAACGATGTAAACCATGATGTTACTGATTCCGATAATTCCTGCCAATAAAGTTCCCAATCCAATGAACGTTACAATTCCCGTAAGAACCGCCATAAACATGAAAGTTTCATTCATATTTTTAGCATTATTCCAAACACGAATTCCATTTTCATCGTCGGGAGAAACATTTTTTCGGGCTTTAAGACCGTCTTTCAGTTTATCACCATATTTTATTGCCTCTTCCGGAGTTAGATTTTCATTATAAGCAATGTATGCCGTACTTATCGTATCCGAACCTTTTTTCATCTGCTGTAACGTGGTAATAGGAATTGTAATATGTCGCTCATCATTATCCCCTCCATCATCAGAAAACACTCCAATAACCTTGAACATGGTTCCATTAATATCTAAATCTTTACCAACCGGGCTTCCATTTTTTATTAAATCTCGCTGTACCATTCTCCCTATCACTGCAACGTTTTGCTTCCGTACCAAATCCATTGACGAGACGTAACGCCCTTCCAACATTTTTCTGTTTTCGATGTATTTTTCTTCAGGATCGGCTCCGTTGATTTGATAAGAACCACTTTCTTTACCATACTTCACCATCAAATTGGCGGTATATCTCGGTGTTGAATACCCTACTTTTTCTTTATCATTATTTACTAAGAAATCATAATCTTCATTGTTCATCGTCACGGTACGGTCAGATTGCAAACCATTGTAAGCAATCGTTGTTTTCCCTGAATAAATGGTAATCAGGTTTTGGGCATCTCGCGCAAAGCCTTCTGTAAAAGCGTTTTTCAGACCACTTCCAATTCCGAAAAGAACAATAAAAATAAACAGCCCCAATGCCACGGTAAAGCCCGAAAGCACCGTTCGCAATACATTACTGCGAATCGAACTGAATATTTCCTGCCAACGATCTAGGTCAAACATATTTTTGTTTTTTTACTTTGTAAAAAAGTCAATTATTTTTAATGTCAATTGTCAATTTCTTCGAGTCAATTGTTAATTTTAACTCTTCTAAAAATTCACTTACGAAGAAAAATTGACCATTCACTATTTTAACATTCCACTCAAAAGGATAAATGTTGTTTTTAATTTATTTCCCGCTTTTTCTAAATCAACCAGATTAAGATATTCAGATTCAATAATTATATCAAAACAAGAATCCAATTCTATTACTGAGCCTCTTGAAATTTCAAAATATCTTTTTCTTTCAATTTCAGATTTTCTAGAGCAACCTTCGGTAATATTTAAGACTACAGAAGTTGAAGCTCTTCTTATTTGATCTGTTAAATTAAATTTTTCTTCAGTTGGAAGACTATTTAATATTTTATAACATTCAAATCTTAACTCTCTTGCCGATTTATAGACATCGAGTTTATAATGATTTAGATTTAAAAACATTTTTTCTCATTTTAAAACTCATTTGTGTTTATTTTATAATTATTGCACCTGTTTAAAAATTCACTTGCGAAGAAAAATTGACCATTCACAATTCACCCTTAAAGCACAATTTGCTTTATAAACTCGTCACTTTCTATAATTCCGTCTCGTAAAATGACGTTTCTTTTGGTCTGAGCGGCAACATCAGGCTCGTGTGTTACAACGATGATTGTTTTTCCTTCACTGTTGATGTCCTGAAGAAGTTTCATAATATCATGCGTGGTTTTTGAATCTAATGCTCCGGTTGGTTCATCGGCAAGAATTACTTTTGGATCTGTAATTAATGCTCTTGCAATGGCAACTCTTTGTTTTTGACCACCCGAAAGCTCATTTGGTAAATGATTTGCCCATTGTGCCAAGCCTACTTTCTCAAGATATTCTAATGCTTTTTGATTTCTCTCTTTCCTTGAAACATTTTGATAATATAAAGGAAGAGCTACATTTTCTATAGCTGTTTTGTAACCTATCAAATTGAAAGACTGAAACACAAATCCCAAAAATCGTGAGCGGTATTCAGCAGCTTTTACTTCATTTAAATGTTCGATAGGAATACCATCCAATTCGTAAATCCCAGAATCTTTTTCATCAAGAATTCCGATAATATTCAGTAAAGTTGATTTTCCCGAACCCGAACTTCCCATAATAGAGACAAATTCACCCTCAGAAATATTGAGGTTGATTCCTTTGAGAACGTGCAGTTTACTCTTGCCCGTGTCGTATGATTTATTGAGATCCTGAATTACTAACATTAAGCTTTGGATGTTTTTATGTCTTATAAGTAGCTACTACAATCATTTTGTTACAAGATTAAAAAATTCTTTTTAAATTACACCTGTTTAATACATTACATTTTGAAATTCAATAAGTTAAAAATTATTGTTTAACCAGAATCATTGCCAGCAATTTGTTTCTGCTGCTTAAGTTCCTCTAATCCAATGGCAAAGGGAGTTTCATGTAAATGTGGAAAACTTTTAAGGTTAAAAGTCAGTCAATTAGTGTTTACCCCTTTTAAAATCAGTCTTCATTCTCTAACTTTGTAGGTAGATTATGAAAGAAAATAGTTGAGATTCAAGATTAATCAATCACCCGATTAACTTTCAAAAAATCAAATACTTATCAATTATATGATTGTATTTTCAGAAATCTATTTATTACAAAACAAAAGACATTACAATTCAATATGGGAATTTTTGATAAAAGAGTAAGCTATAAGCCATTTGAGTATCCTGAGGTTCTTCAGTTTACAGAAGCAATCAACAAATCTTTCTGGGTACACTCGGAAGTAGATTTTACGGCAGACGTTCAGGATTTTCAGTCACAACTTGAGCCTCACGAAAAAAATGCAGTAAAAAATGCACTTTTGGCGATTGCTCAGATTGAAGTTTCTGTAAAGTCATTTTGGGGTAATCTATATCACCACTTACCAAAACCTGAACTGAATGGTTTGGGATCTACATTCGCTGAATGTGAATTCCGTCATTCTGAAGCGTATTCGCGTTTGCTGGAAGTTTTAGGATATAACGAAGAATTTACCCATGTTGTAGAAGTTCCTGCATTGAAAAAGAGAATAGATTTCTTATCAAATGTGCTGAAGCATGCTAATTCTGCAACTCCGAAAGAATATGTTTCGTCTTTGCTTTTATTCAGTATTCTGATTGAGAATGTGTCTTTATTCTCGCAGTTTGCAATTATTTTGTCTTTCACAAGATTTAAAGGTTTCATGAAAAATGTTTCCAATATTATTGCGTGGACATCTATTGATGAGCAGATTCATGCGAATGGAGGAATTTATCTGATCAATAAAATACGTGAGGAGCAACCTGATCTTTTAACTGATTCTGACATTGAAGATATTTACACTTTGGTAGACCAATCAATCGAGCTTGAAGGAGAAATTCTTGATTGGATCTTTGAAATGGGTGAGCTTGATAAATTCTCAAAACAAGATTTAATTAACTTTATGAAATACCGTGTTGACGAAAGTTTAACTAAGATCAACATGGAAAAACGTTACAACACGACAGCTGAACAGTACAGTCCGATGAAATGGTTCGAAGAGGAAGTTTTCGCCAATTCTATGGATGATTTCTTTGCAAAAAGGCCGGTGGATTATACGAAGCATGATAAGAGTATTACGGCGAATGATCTTTTCTAAATATTAAATTTAAATTTTAGATTTTAAATGATTTGGGCGCCAGTTTCCGCCTTCCACTCCCGCTTTTTGTTTACCCTCTAACTCCCTAAAGGGAGAACCAATATAAACAAAAGAGCTCCGTTCAAGTCGGGGTGCGAGCGAAGCGAGCGTAAAAACAGTTAGTATTAGCGATGTCATGCTGAGCTTGTCGAAGCATCTGCAGAAAAGATGAGATTGCTTCGTGCCTCGTAATGACGAAAATAAATGGATGCTATTAAAAAACCTCATAGGTTTTGAAAACCTATGAGGTTTGGCAGAGACATCAATAGGAACGGGCTTTAGCCCGTTTTCAAAAGAGAAGAAGTTCATGTGGCTTTAGCCAAAACTTAATGCGGTTGCTTTTGCACAAAGAACCTTGTCAAGGTTGATTCAGAAGTGGGAAGATTAAATTGATTCAAAGAGATGCTTCCTTTCTCGCAATGACAGAATTCAGTGGTAATAAAAAACAAAACGTCGTCCTAGCCCTGCAGCGACATCCTTTTTTGTGATTGCGGTGGCAGAAAAGTGAAAATGATAAATTAATGTTGTTCGCAATCACAAAAAAGATATAGCGGAAAGCAGGTAGAAAATTGAGAAGAAGCACATACAAAATGCTTCTAAATAAAAAAATAATAGTAAAACAAAAAATTGCTTCACTTCGACAAGCTCAGTGTAAACTCACTGCGACGGAAGACTCTGAAGCAACAAAAAAATATAAAGAATGGAAGAACAAAACAACAATATCTGGTGGCTCAACGAAGAATCTGAGCAAATGCTGAACAGAGGTTACCTTCTGAAAGGCGAAACCGTAGACGGTGCAATCGATAGAATCACAACTGCCGCAGCAAAAAAATTATACAAACCTGAACTGCAGCCGGCTTTCAAGGAGATGATCATGAAAGGATGGATCAGTTTTTCTTCTCCGGTGTGGGCGAATATGGGAACGCAGAGAGGTCTTCCAATCTCTTGTTTCAACGTGCATATTCCGGACAGCATTGAAGGAATTACCCACAAAATGGGTGAAGTGATCATGCAGACGAAAATCGGGGGCGGAACTTCAGGATATTTCGGGGAACTTCGTAACAGAGGAACTGCAGTAACCGATAACGGAAAATCTTCAGGAGCAGTTTCGTTTATGAAATTGTTTGACACTTCTATGGATGTGGTTTCTCAAGGTGGCGTTAGAAGAGGTGCTTTTGCGGCCTATCTTGATGTTGACCACGGTGATATTGAAGAATTTTTATCAATTAAAGACATCGGAAGTCCGATTCAGAACCTGTTTACCGGAATTTGCGTTCCGGATTACTGGATGCAGGATATGATCGACGGTGATGCCGATAAGCGTAAAATCTGGGCAAGAGTTTTGGAAAGCCGTCAGCAAAAAGGTCTTCCTTATATTTTCTTTACCGATAACGTTAACAGAAACAAACCTCAGGTTTATAAAGATCTTGGATTGACGATTAATGCAAGTAACCTTTGTTCGGAAATTATGCTTCCGTCTACAAGACAGGAATCTTTCATCTGTTGTCTGTCTTCTATGAACTTAGAATTATACGACGAGTGGAAAGATACCAACGCAGTACAGTTGGCGATCTATTTCCTTGACGCTGTCTTATCTGAATTTATTGAGAAAACTGAAGGAAATTATTATCTTCAGGGAGCACGAGATTTTGCATTGCGTCACAGAGCGCTAGGTTTGGGGGTTTTGGGATATCATTCTTATCTTCAGAAAAACATGATTCCTTTTGAGAGTTTTGAGGCGACACAGTTTAATGCAAGAGCTTTCAAACACATCAGAGCGCAGGCGGATATTGCATCTAAAGAATTAGCAAACATCTATGGAGAACCTGAATTATTGAAAGGTTACGGTATGAGAAATACAACGGTAATGGCGATTGCTCCTACGACTTCAAGTTCTGCAATCTTAGGTCAAACTTCTCCAGGAATTGAGCCTTTTGCATCAAATTACTACAAAGCAGGTTTGGCGAAAGGAAACTTCATGCGTAAGAATAAATATCTTGCTAAATTGCTTGAAGAAAAAGGTCTTGACAACGAAGAAACTTGGAGAACAATTATGCTAAACCATGGTTCTGTTCAACACCTGACTGAACTGACTGATGAAGAAAAAGCAGTATTCAAAACATTTAAAGAAATTTCTCCAATGGAAATTATTTCTCAGGCTGCACAAAGACAACAATACATCGATCAGGCTCAGTCTCTGAACTTGCAGATTCCTTCAACAATGCCTGTAAAAGATGTGAATTACCTTTACATCGAAGCTTGGAAGAAAGGTGTGAAAACTTTGTATTACCAAAGAAGTTCGTCTGTTTCTAAGGAAATGATGGTGAATTTTGTGAGCTGCTCGGCTTGTGAAGCTTAATTGAAGAGTCAAGTAAAAAGTTTAAAGAGCCAAGTTTTGGCTGTGAATATTGAAACCGCGGAAATTTTTTCTGCGGTTTTTATTTTAAATTAAATGTAAAATAAACTTTACATATTGTAAAATATTCTTTACATTTGTTTTATTAAAATTAGTCGCATGAATACATTACAACTTTTTCCGCACCATTTTAAGATGATCGGTTGGTTTATTTTTATCCCGTCATTAATTCTGGGATTAATTTCTCTATCTGGAGTGATGAACTTTGAAATTTCTCTGCCAGTCATCTATAATTCAGGATTTTTGAATAATGAAGACCAAGGTTTTCTGCAAACCGCAAACATTGATTTATTCCCCAATTTATTTGGAGTTTTAATTATTATCGGCGGAATTTTGGTCGGATTTTCCAAAGAAAAAATTGAAGATGAGTATATTTCGAGTCTACGCTTAAAGTCCGTTTTCTGGAGTTTGATTGCAACCTATTCTATTGTTCTTATTTTATTTATATCCATTTTTGGAAGCCTCTTTTTCACAGCAATGATCTTCAGTATGTTCTTACCTTTGGTTTTGTATGTTTTCAGATTTAATTATTTATTAATTAAAAAATGAAAAATAAAATTAAACTCGAAAGAGCCATAAAAAATATCACACAGGAAGATTTAGCAAAAAAAATCGGAGTTTCTCGACAAACGATTAATGCCATGGAAGCAGGAAAATATGTTCCATCGACGGTTTTAGCATTGAAAATTGCGAAATATTTTGATAAGAAAGTTGAAGATATTTTTGAGTTGGAAGATGGGGAATGAAATTGTTTTACTAAATCGAAATTTGGTTAGAGAAATTTGTTGCTCCGGCCCTAAAGGGAGAAAATTTCATATCACATTTATTTTTCACTCAAATATTTTTATCACAAATAATCTGCATCATTTCAACTTTTAACGAACGTTTGTATTTCCTAAAATCTAAAATCACTCCCTTTAGGGTTGGGGAAAATGATTTTTGATTTCTGTAGAGAATTTGTTGCCCCAGCCCTAAAGGGGGCAAATTTCATATCCCACTATTTTGCGCAATCAAAATATTTTTACCAAAAATAAATAACTCCATCTTTTCAACTTTTAACGAACGCTTGTATTTCCTAAAATCTAAAATCACTCCCTTTAGGGTTGGGGAAAATGATTTTTGATTTCTGTAGAGAATTGTTGCCCGACACTAAAGGGAGCAAATTGTGATATGTCGAAAATTTATTAGCTTTAATAAAAACACAAATGAAAAAATTAAAACCTAATTACGATGATGGAATGTGGAAAGGAGCTCCATCAAGTTCGTTTTTAAAATCACAATCTTTACGAAATAATGAAACTAAAGCAGAGAAAATTCTATGGGAAAAACTTAGAAGCAATCAGCTGAAAGGTCATAAATTCAGGAGGCAGCACCCAATTAGTTTATTTATTGCTGACTTTTATTGTCATCAATTAAAACTAATTATTGAGGTCGACGGAGAATACCATAATGCTCCGGAACAGATTAAAAAAGACGATGAGAGAACTCAAAGTTTACAAGATAATGGGATGAAAATTATCCGCTTTACTAATTGTGAAATTGAAAACAACATAGGTAAAGTAATCACTCAGATCGGTTTAATAATAGATGCAATTACACTTGAAAAGAATCCCAAGTAATTTTCTAACAATTTTAATTATCTTTGTTTAAAGCATCATTCAATAATCCTTAAAACCTCAATCTATGAAATTCGGACAAGTAGAAGATCCTTCAAAAATAGATTTTACGTTACCAAAAGACCATTCAAGAACTAAAGAAATTTTAAAGCAAAATAAAAAAGGACTTGAAAATATATCAATTGGCTGCGCAAAATGGAATAAAACTGATCTTAAAGGCTTTTATCCGAAAGGAACAAAGGACGAACTGACATATTACGCCACACAGTTCAATTCAATTGAGCTGAATGCTACTTTCTACGGAATGCCAAGCTCTGAACAGGTTTTAACGTGGAAAGAAAAAACACCGGCGAATTTTAAGTTTTTTCCAAAGATTACCAATACGGTTTCTCATTTTAGAAGGCTTCTGAATATTGATGATGTAGTTACACAGTTTGCAACGGCTGTCTTGAATTTTGATGAGAAATTAGGAATGGTTTTTCTACAGCTTCACGATAATTTTAAACCAAAAGATTACGAAAGACTAGAACAGTTTGTAAATAAATGGCCCAAAGAAGTACCTTTAGCCATCGAACTCAGAAATACCGAATGGTTTACTGATGAAGAGATTTTTGATAAAACCTGCGAGCTTTTTGAAAACAACAATATCACCAATATTATCGTAGATACTGCCGGAAGAAGAGATATGCTTCACATGCGACTAACGACTCCAAACGCATTCATCAGATATGTTGGTGCCAACGATGAAAGTGATTACCAAAGATTAGACGATTGGTTGAAACATCTTACAAAATGGAAAAAAGAAGGTCTTCAGAATCTTTATTTTTTCGTTCATCAAAACATTGAGAAAGCATCACCGCTTCTTTCAGCTTATTTTATTGAAAATCTAAACAAGGAATGGAAAACTGATCTTCTGATTCCTAAAATGGGGCAGGAAAATATGCCTAGTTTATTTTAGAATTATTTCTTTTTTACTAATAAAACAAAGTTTAGAAACAGTAAAAGAAAACAAAGCGTTACCCAAATTCCCATCAGCATATTTTGGTAATTGTCTTCCTCTATTTCCTTTTTTGCTATTGCAGAAAGCTTTTCGCTTTGGTTGATGTAATTCTGGACCTCAATCATCTGATCCATATTTTTATTGGGAACAGAATGCTGGGAAAAGTAAACCAGATTTTTTTTTCCTAAATACCCGGCAATCCAGTATTCATCAGACTTCGTCATTTTCAGATACTCTATTCTGTAATATTCGGGACGGATTTTTCCGATATGCTTGGTTTCTAAAGGTGTATTTTTATCAAGATTATTGAGATTGATGACATAAAAGTCTAAAGGCTGCGGAAGTTTATTAATAACCTGCAACGACAGAGAATTGTTTACAACACCTATTACAGATTTTTTAATAAACCAATAGGTAAAAACCGAGACCGCAAAAACCACACTTGCAATCCTGAAAAGTTTAGCCAGCTGACCCAACTTTCCTCTTTTCAGCTTTGAAAAAAAAAGTGAGAAAACAAGCGAAAGAAAAATAACAAAAATGATAAATCCCATAAGTGCAAAGATACTTATTTAAAGATTGTTGATGAGGTTCTTAATCCACATTCCACTCTTTCATAAACTGGTCGAGGAAAGTCAGCATAAACTGATGTCTTTCTTCGGCTATTTTTTCACCTTCATTCGTATTCATCAAATCTTTTAACAGCAGAAGCTTTTCATAGAAATGATTAATCGTTGTGCCGTTTGATTTTTTGTACTCCTCTTTAGACATATTCAGTTTTGGTTGAATATCCGGATGATACATCAGATTATTTTTAAAACCACCAAAATTAAAAGTTCTCGCAACACCAATGGCGCCAATCGCATCGATTCTGTCGGCATCCTGTACAATTTTAAGTTCAATCGGTAAATCAGCAGGAACCTCATTTCTATTTTTAAATGAAATATTCTGAATTATAAATAAAACCTGCTGAATAATTTCTTCTTCGGCATTCTGACTTTCTAAAAATTCTCTTGAAATTTTTAAGGCGACAGTTTCGTCTCCATTATGAAATTTAGGATCGGCAATATCGTGCAATAAAGCAGAAAGCTCAACAACCTCAAGGTTACAATCTTCAGTCAGAGCAATTTTCTTTGATAGTTTCCAGACTCTTTCGATGTGAAACCAGTCGTGACCTGCTTCTGCGCCTTCCAGTTTCTCTTTTACAAACTGTATTGTGTTTTGTATGATGTTCATTTTTGAATTTTGATATAATTTATTTTTAAACCACCCCGTCAAAAATTCTTTCGAATTTTATCCACTCCTCCAGAAGATGGGAATTTTAATTGCCTAATTTTTAATTTCATTCAGAATAATATTCCAAAGTTTTTTATTGTAGCTTCTGAAAAAGTTGACATGTCCTATTTCACCTTTTTCAGATTCTGAAGTCTGTAAAAATCTATAATCAGGTTTCAGAT from Chryseobacterium indoltheticum encodes the following:
- a CDS encoding four helix bundle protein; its protein translation is MFLNLNHYKLDVYKSARELRFECYKILNSLPTEEKFNLTDQIRRASTSVVLNITEGCSRKSEIERKRYFEISRGSVIELDSCFDIIIESEYLNLVDLEKAGNKLKTTFILLSGMLK
- a CDS encoding endonuclease domain-containing protein, which produces MKKLKPNYDDGMWKGAPSSSFLKSQSLRNNETKAEKILWEKLRSNQLKGHKFRRQHPISLFIADFYCHQLKLIIEVDGEYHNAPEQIKKDDERTQSLQDNGMKIIRFTNCEIENNIGKVITQIGLIIDAITLEKNPK
- a CDS encoding ABC transporter ATP-binding protein; this translates as MLVIQDLNKSYDTGKSKLHVLKGINLNISEGEFVSIMGSSGSGKSTLLNIIGILDEKDSGIYELDGIPIEHLNEVKAAEYRSRFLGFVFQSFNLIGYKTAIENVALPLYYQNVSRKERNQKALEYLEKVGLAQWANHLPNELSGGQKQRVAIARALITDPKVILADEPTGALDSKTTHDIMKLLQDINSEGKTIIVVTHEPDVAAQTKRNVILRDGIIESDEFIKQIVL
- a CDS encoding ABC transporter permease; translated protein: MFDLDRWQEIFSSIRSNVLRTVLSGFTVALGLFIFIVLFGIGSGLKNAFTEGFARDAQNLITIYSGKTTIAYNGLQSDRTVTMNNEDYDFLVNNDKEKVGYSTPRYTANLMVKYGKESGSYQINGADPEEKYIENRKMLEGRYVSSMDLVRKQNVAVIGRMVQRDLIKNGSPVGKDLDINGTMFKVIGVFSDDGGDNDERHITIPITTLQQMKKGSDTISTAYIAYNENLTPEEAIKYGDKLKDGLKARKNVSPDDENGIRVWNNAKNMNETFMFMAVLTGIVTFIGLGTLLAGIIGISNIMVYIVKERTKEIGVRKAIGAKPGSIVALIVQESVVITVVSGFVGVGLGVLALHLIGDNLEEYFIKNPSVGWYEIIAAFIALVISGLIAGFVPAYRASKIKPIEALRTE
- a CDS encoding ribonucleoside-diphosphate reductase subunit alpha, which gives rise to MEEQNNNIWWLNEESEQMLNRGYLLKGETVDGAIDRITTAAAKKLYKPELQPAFKEMIMKGWISFSSPVWANMGTQRGLPISCFNVHIPDSIEGITHKMGEVIMQTKIGGGTSGYFGELRNRGTAVTDNGKSSGAVSFMKLFDTSMDVVSQGGVRRGAFAAYLDVDHGDIEEFLSIKDIGSPIQNLFTGICVPDYWMQDMIDGDADKRKIWARVLESRQQKGLPYIFFTDNVNRNKPQVYKDLGLTINASNLCSEIMLPSTRQESFICCLSSMNLELYDEWKDTNAVQLAIYFLDAVLSEFIEKTEGNYYLQGARDFALRHRALGLGVLGYHSYLQKNMIPFESFEATQFNARAFKHIRAQADIASKELANIYGEPELLKGYGMRNTTVMAIAPTTSSSAILGQTSPGIEPFASNYYKAGLAKGNFMRKNKYLAKLLEEKGLDNEETWRTIMLNHGSVQHLTELTDEEKAVFKTFKEISPMEIISQAAQRQQYIDQAQSLNLQIPSTMPVKDVNYLYIEAWKKGVKTLYYQRSSSVSKEMMVNFVSCSACEA
- a CDS encoding ABC transporter permease: MNILFKKDTWQEIYYSLKNNKLRTFLTMIGVGWGMFLYVVLLGSAKGMENGFDKLFSGFATNSIFLWAQNTSIPYEGFPKGRAMDLKLQDVDMLQRKINEIEYISPKNSRGNFGSAGEQMSRNGKTATYSLNGDYPIGNKISEKKLIYGRYLNDADVSQNKNVAVIGEEVYKNFFDSKKNENPIGKSINVKGIFFNVIGVFRVKRGGGMDNDQTVFIPLSTFTKIYNDGDNVDVFAIVSKPNADVNDVEDKVKSELKKKNKVSPEDTNAFGSFNLGKEFKKLTGFLTGMQLLTIIVGTLTILAGVIAISNILLITVKERTKEIGIRRALGAKPSEVRNQILLESVVITLSSGLLGFIFGIFVLMIFNTLTQNQDDFPFYNPTVNYSNVFSAMTVMVVLGLIIGMIPAQRAVKIRPIEALRSE
- a CDS encoding helix-turn-helix transcriptional regulator; this translates as MKNKIKLERAIKNITQEDLAKKIGVSRQTINAMEAGKYVPSTVLALKIAKYFDKKVEDIFELEDGE
- a CDS encoding DUF72 domain-containing protein is translated as MKFGQVEDPSKIDFTLPKDHSRTKEILKQNKKGLENISIGCAKWNKTDLKGFYPKGTKDELTYYATQFNSIELNATFYGMPSSEQVLTWKEKTPANFKFFPKITNTVSHFRRLLNIDDVVTQFATAVLNFDEKLGMVFLQLHDNFKPKDYERLEQFVNKWPKEVPLAIELRNTEWFTDEEIFDKTCELFENNNITNIIVDTAGRRDMLHMRLTTPNAFIRYVGANDESDYQRLDDWLKHLTKWKKEGLQNLYFFVHQNIEKASPLLSAYFIENLNKEWKTDLLIPKMGQENMPSLF
- a CDS encoding ribonucleotide-diphosphate reductase subunit beta, which produces MGIFDKRVSYKPFEYPEVLQFTEAINKSFWVHSEVDFTADVQDFQSQLEPHEKNAVKNALLAIAQIEVSVKSFWGNLYHHLPKPELNGLGSTFAECEFRHSEAYSRLLEVLGYNEEFTHVVEVPALKKRIDFLSNVLKHANSATPKEYVSSLLLFSILIENVSLFSQFAIILSFTRFKGFMKNVSNIIAWTSIDEQIHANGGIYLINKIREEQPDLLTDSDIEDIYTLVDQSIELEGEILDWIFEMGELDKFSKQDLINFMKYRVDESLTKINMEKRYNTTAEQYSPMKWFEEEVFANSMDDFFAKRPVDYTKHDKSITANDLF
- a CDS encoding HD domain-containing protein; its protein translation is MNIIQNTIQFVKEKLEGAEAGHDWFHIERVWKLSKKIALTEDCNLEVVELSALLHDIADPKFHNGDETVALKISREFLESQNAEEEIIQQVLFIIQNISFKNRNEVPADLPIELKIVQDADRIDAIGAIGVARTFNFGGFKNNLMYHPDIQPKLNMSKEEYKKSNGTTINHFYEKLLLLKDLMNTNEGEKIAEERHQFMLTFLDQFMKEWNVD